GTCCGATAGTCGTTTACTGCAGCAAGACCGGCCGTCTGGTCGGAGGATGGCGGTGCAAACTGCTGCAGCGCATCCTTGGCGATGGTAAACGTCCATGTCTTTTCGAGCGGCACGTAGCCGGCATAATTGATCGTCATTCGCACCGTGTACGAGCCTGGCGCGAGACTTTTCGCCGGGACGTACGTGAACAATCCTTTTTCCCGGTCATAGGTTACCGGGACGCTCTCGCCATTCACATACATGGCATAGTTCGACGGATCGGTCACCACATCGGTGCTGAGATAAAACGCAATGGTTGGCTTCGCGACACCTACCGTATTCTCCGGAGCGGTCCTGTAGCCGTAGGAGAACGCATGCGCGTAATTGACGGGGAATACCAGATTGGCAGATCCTATAAGAAACGCCAATAAAAGCAGCGTCCATATTTTACCCGGTCGGTTCGTTCGTTGCATCGGATGTCCTCCTTCGTAGATTGCAGCTTTTTTTGCGGAGAGGTTGTCCCCCAAAAAAATTAGACGTCCGAAATCTCCGGATTGTTTCGTTCGCCGCATAGGAATCTATTTCCTGGACCGGATGTGCGGAAAAATAAAGCGGGCCGTATGCCCGCGAATCGTTCTTTATCTTTTCGCAACGGTGAAATCGTTCTCGATCAGCAGCCAGTTTTGCGGGAACGAAAGCCCCAGCTTCCAGTAGCTGACGCCGCGCAGATCAAGCTCCTTGACCAGGTTGAATTTGGCCTGGATGGAGCGGGCGTCCTCGAACCAGACGGTATGTTCCCTCCCTTCCTCATCCCTATAGCCAAAATGCGGCGCCTGTGCCGTATAGTCGTACAGGATTTCCTGATTGTAGCGGCGGGCGAGATTTATAGCCGCTTGCGGGCTGATCGCCCTCGCCACTGTGCCTTTGACGAAAGGCAGCGTCCAATCGTAGCCGTACAAATTTTGCCCCATCATGATTTTGTTTGCGGGAATTTCCGTCCGCGCGTATTCCAGCACCCGCCGCACCGGGCCGATCGGGGACACCGGCATCGCCGGACCGCCGCTGTAGCCCCATTCGTACGTCATGATCACGACGAAATCGGCGACCTCGCCGTGGGTTTTGTAATCGTGCGCGGTGTACCATTCGCCGGTTTGCGCCGCGCTCGTTTTGGGGGCCAGGGCGGTGGACATCAGGAAACCTTCGCGATGAAGGCGGTCAGCCGCTTTGCGCAGAAAGCCGTTATACTCCTCCCGGTCCTGTGGGCGGAGGTGCTCGATGTCGAAATGAATGTCGCGGAATCCAAGCTCCCTGGCCGTGCGGATTATATGGTTCAGCAGCGTGTTTTGCAGTTGATCGCTGCCCAGGATGGCGGCGCCGAGGTCGGCGCTGAACTGCTCGTTTTCGATATTCGTGACGACCATCATCAGCGTCACATTGTGCCGGCTCGCGATCTCGCGCAAATTGTCCAGCGGCGGAGCTTGCAGCGATCCGTCGCGCCGGATCCGGAAGCTGAACGGGGCCAAATATGTCAAGTGCGGGATCGCTTCGTTCAGCGACTGCGTGAGACTCGGCGACAGCTCCTCCGCCCGCGGCTCGATGTAGGCGTTGAATTCGGCGGATCTGCGCCCTGCCGGCGGAATGTACAGCCGGGTCCCTACAGCCAGCTCGGCGTTTGAAGCCAGCCGGTTGACTTCAGCCAGTCTATGGAGCGGGATGCCGAACCTCCGGGCGATACTGTAGAGGCTGTCCCCGGGCTGGACCCAGTAATATTGCCCGACGATGGGGATGACCAGAGCTTGCCCGACGACCAGCGTGCTTTCCGGGCTAATGCCGTTGGCTTCGGCAATAGCTTGGGCAGACGATCCGAATGTCTGGGCCACCTGAAAGATCGTCTGGCCGGGCCTTACCACGTGTATCTGCATATGATCTCTCCTTACTTAGGTTCGCGTTCGCAAAACGTGCTTACGACAGCCTATTCCGCCGGAGCCCAGCGGGTGTATGTCCGGGAAGCTTTATTGGGAAGTGCAGCCGGCAGGAACAACGGCTCCCCGCAGCGAATGTATTCAGAATAGCGATGCCGAAATCAAGGAGGTTGAACATGTCCAACATCGTGCTGTCCTCTAAAGCGTTTTCCATGGAAGAGGAGCTGCAGCTGTTTGCGGAGGAGTGGGATTTTACGGTCCGGAAAGTGCCGGAAGGCTTTGTGATCGAACCGGAAGAGATGCTCTGCATAGATGGGATCAATGTGGAGGAGGAAGCGAAAGGATGGAGGTTTTGGCGGGAATTCGACGCCACCACGTGGGAGGATTTCCTGCTGATGCATATTACGCACCATATCGCGGCGAAATACGGCATTCTGATCGAATATGATTTGCCTACCGGCAGCCGGCTTGTGGAGCCGACCCCGGAGGAATTCGAAACGTTCGACGATTATGCCGAGCATGTCGTCCGCAAGGAAGAGGGCTGGGTCAAAGAGATGAAGAAAAACTGGATATATACGCACCGGACCAAATACATCCGCTAAATTAATGGGCCGGTCGCGCCCTGATGTTGCATGCAGGACCGGAGCCCGTCTGGTCCTTTTTGGTTTCTTTGCCGGCGGCCGGCGGCTTCGATTCCGGCTTGTTAACCCAAGGGAACATCTCCTCCTGTATGTTCTCTGGAATCGGTCCCGTATAGTTGACTCCGATGTTTAATTTCCCCCCGAGCTCTTTAATGCCGAGCGCCCCGAAATTGTTGCTGTGCTCCAGCTTTTCCACCACCAGCTTGTCGATATGCAGCTGTTCGATAACGATGGCAGGGGCGGATTGGTCTTTCCCGCACCCGGGCTCCTCATGGGCGAGGGAGGCCAGCTTCTTTTCCACTTCGGCGAGCCGTTGTTCGAGGAGGGCTTTATCCGTATCCGCTGCGGATATGATTTGGCGAAGCCATTGTGCGAAGAACATGCGGTTACCACTCCGTTTCTGATCGATTGCTGCCGCTTTTTTTCAATAGGCCTTGGGCTTAAGTCAGTCGATAGGGATGCTGGTTCGCATAGCGGCTGCCGCCGGAATCCGGATGATGAGCACCCCGCTGTGGAACGATGCGGTGATACGGACCGTTCCCGGATCCACTTTACCCGGCAGCCGAACGGTTCGTTGGAAAGGGCCGCTCGGCCGCTCGGAAACGAGAGGGGAAGCATCCGGAATCAGAGGTTTGGCCGTTCCTTTGATATGCAGCAGCTCTCCGGCGAGCGAAAGCTCGACATCCTCTTTGGCGATACC
The window above is part of the Paenibacillus hamazuiensis genome. Proteins encoded here:
- a CDS encoding glycoside hydrolase family 18 protein, translating into MQIHVVRPGQTIFQVAQTFGSSAQAIAEANGISPESTLVVGQALVIPIVGQYYWVQPGDSLYSIARRFGIPLHRLAEVNRLASNAELAVGTRLYIPPAGRRSAEFNAYIEPRAEELSPSLTQSLNEAIPHLTYLAPFSFRIRRDGSLQAPPLDNLREIASRHNVTLMMVVTNIENEQFSADLGAAILGSDQLQNTLLNHIIRTARELGFRDIHFDIEHLRPQDREEYNGFLRKAADRLHREGFLMSTALAPKTSAAQTGEWYTAHDYKTHGEVADFVVIMTYEWGYSGGPAMPVSPIGPVRRVLEYARTEIPANKIMMGQNLYGYDWTLPFVKGTVARAISPQAAINLARRYNQEILYDYTAQAPHFGYRDEEGREHTVWFEDARSIQAKFNLVKELDLRGVSYWKLGLSFPQNWLLIENDFTVAKR
- a CDS encoding Hsp20/alpha crystallin family protein, which encodes MDPEKISKWMDIAKQFAGGDFWTDIFEQPASKKTEGKPPADEHPQEAWPRVDILCQQQDLLILIDLPGIAKEDVELSLAGELLHIKGTAKPLIPDASPLVSERPSGPFQRTVRLPGKVDPGTVRITASFHSGVLIIRIPAAAAMRTSIPID